TGCCCACGGTCCGATCATACTGTTCACAGAGGATATCTTCAATTGCCGTTCCCGTCCATGGGACAAACATGCTGCTATTTTCCTGCGGAGGGACGGAAAACTCCTCATTGAAAGCGAGCAGGTAGGTGTTGTGGATATAGTCATTAGCTTCCTTCATGCCGGTGATTCCTGC
This genomic stretch from Actinomycetota bacterium harbors:
- a CDS encoding transposase codes for the protein AGITGMKEANDYIHNTYLLAFNEEFSVPPQENSSMFVPWTGTAIEDILCEQYDRTVGNDNCVRFEGLILQIPQNRYRYHYVKVKVWVHRYPNGNLAIFHGHRKLATYNS